In a genomic window of Coregonus clupeaformis isolate EN_2021a chromosome 27, ASM2061545v1, whole genome shotgun sequence:
- the LOC121541706 gene encoding vasotocin-neurophysin VT 1, producing the protein MPYSTFPLLCVLGLVALSSTCYIQNCPRGGKRSFPDLPRQCMSCGPGDRGRCFGPSICCGEGMGCYVGSAEAAGCVEENYLPSPCEAGGRVCGSEGSCAAPGVCCDSESCVLDPDCLEDSKRQPPSEQNAPLMGGLTGDLLRILHATSRGRPQ; encoded by the exons ATGCCATATTCTACATTTCCACTGCTGTGCGTCTTGGGGCTCGTCGCGCTCTCCTCCACGTGCTACATCCAGAATTGTCCGCGAGGCGGGAAGCGCTCTTTTCCTGATCTTCCACGACAG TGCATGTCGTGTGGTCCCGGGGACAGGGGCCGCTGCTTTGGCCCAAGTATCTGCTGTGGGGAGGGGATGGGCTGCTACGTGGGCTCCGCAGAGGCAGCTGGTTGTGTGGAGGAGAATTACCTGCCCTCCCCCTGCGAGGCTGGAGGAAGAGTGTGTGGCTCTGAGGGAAGCTGTGCTGCACCCGGGGTCTGCTGTGACTCAG AGAGTTGTGTGCTAGACCCAGACTGCCTAGAGGACAGTAAACGTCAGCCACCCAGCGAACAGAACGCTCCCTTGATGGGCGGTTTGACAGGAGACCTGTTACGGATCTTGCATGCCACCAGCAGGGGGAGACCTCAGTAA